One window of the Macaca thibetana thibetana isolate TM-01 chromosome 13, ASM2454274v1, whole genome shotgun sequence genome contains the following:
- the LOC126934426 gene encoding uncharacterized protein LOC126934426, producing MGPCEADAACTQRSVGRLGLRPVLSPPDHAASSPTCWVPSSLRPVCRVPVSSPDSRLLTSTQEAPPLCSPQFLRLSDAVPLRNPLTGQLDAARREGLFTSPVSIARLPSLPASTLTLQLQHQVTTLPLIHPLPPRVMNERFSFNHSQRQHSMASRKEDAGARLPGSTTHQLLLFPACCSSPGHPGETCSPGEPDSPQSKTFSCPRRRTLGEPAGAGCFQHQGTTLGKSRATESRRAFPPLQTASPFQALPRSYSSKRPCGRPGMLMEKTQSCLHFPSPASPSLSSGRRRKGEQGPPCLVTRKIWGPSGERSHSISSRTLGE from the exons ATGGGACCCTGTGAGGCAGACGCAGCCTGCACGCAGAGGAGCGTGGGGAGGCTGGGGCTCCGGCCTGTGCTTTCGCCTCCAGACCATGCAGCTTCTTCACCCACGTGCTGGGTGCCGTCTAGCCTGAGGCCTGTGTGCAGGGTCCCTGTTTCAAGCCCTGATTCCCGCCTGCTAACTTCGACCCAGGAAGCCCCTCCCCTCTGCAGCCCTCAGTTTCTTCGCCTGTCAGACGCCGTGCCTTTGAG GAACCCTCTCACAGGACAGCTGGACGCAGCCAGGCGGGAAGGACTCTTCACCAGCCCCGTCTCCATCGCCCGGCTGCCATCACTGCCGGCATCGACACTGACCCTCCAGCTGCAGCACCAGGTCACCACCCTGCCCCTCATCCATCCTCTTCCTCCACGTGTGATGAATGAGCGTTTCTCATTCAATCATTCTCAGAGGCAGCACAGCATGGCCAGTAGGAAAGAGGATGCGGGAGCCAGACTGCCCGGCTCCACCACCCACCAGCTGCTTTTATTCCCTGCCTGCTGTAGTTCCCCGGGTC ACCCTGGGGAAACCTGCAGTCCCGGAGAGCCTGACAGCCCCCAGAGCAAAACCTTCAGCTGTCCCAGGAGAAGGACACTCGGGGAGCCAGCCGGAGCTGGCTGCTTTCAGCACCAGGGGACAACTCTAGGAAAAAGCCGAGCCACTGAGTCAAGGAGGGCCTTCCCTCCGCTGCAGACAGCAAGCCCCTTCCAGGCGCTTCCCCGCAGCTACAGCAGCAAGCGCCCCTGTGGCAGGCCGGGAATGCTCATGGAGAAAACCCAGAGCTGTCTACACTTCCCCTCACCGGCTTCCCCTTCTCTCAGCAGCGGCAGGCGCAGGAAAGGTGAGCAGGGCCCTCCATGCTTAGTCACCCGAAAGATCTGGGGGCCCAGCGGGGAAAGGTCTCATTCCATCTCCTCCAGGACCCTGGGAGAGTAG